Below is a window of Burkholderia cepacia DNA.
TTTATGCGCATTTCACTGGTGTAGAGCGTCGAGAAGGCGAACTCGCGGGCTACATCAGCATTCATCTTGCGGAGGATGGCTGGTTTTGGCTGATCCCGCTACCCGGTGACACAATGAGTATTGGCTTTGTCGGCAATCAATCGGCGTGGAAAGCGCGCAAGGGAACGCCGACCGAACTGCTAACCGAGCGTATCGCTTCGAGCCCGACCGTCGCGGCTCGCGCGCAAGGCGCACAGCGCGTATCGGACGTCTACAGCACGGCCAATTACAGCTATCGCGCGCGAGAGGGCAACGGTAACGGGTTTCTGATGATCGGCGATGCCTACGGATTCGTTGATCCGATGTTCTCGACAGGCGTATTGATGGCGATGATTGGTGGAGAACTCGGCGCGGAGGCCGCCCACGTTTGGCTCGACGATCCGGCACGAGGAACAAAGCTTGCACAGGCAGCCAACCAAGAGCTGTCAGAGGCGATGGATCGGATCAGTTGGCTGATCTATCGAGTGAACGATCCCGTCATGCGTACGCTTTTCATGGCTCCGTCCAATCGCCTGTGGATGCGAGACGGCATCGTCAATCTGCTAGCAGGAAATCTTCGGGGGAGCTGGCGCGCCGCACTCCCGGTGATGTGCTTCAAGGTCGTATATCACGTGCTCTCGGCACTGCACCGCCGTGGAATCGAGATTTCGCTGCCGGAGATGCCCGCGCCTGGAGCCTGATCGGCCTGGCTACCCGGACCCGCTCGGTAGCGACCGCTTGCCGATTGCGCATCGGACATTGCCGAAGGCATTGGTGACGGACCGCAATGAGTCGGGGATGTGAGTTCGTCGATGCAGAAAGCTGACGTTCGGTTGCTCGACGCCGACGCTGTCAGCAATCCGCCACATTGCCGACGTAGAACCCAGCCCGCCCCAATGTCGGCAACAGCCGACGACCCGTCGGCCACCAATCAAAATCCGATGACCGTTGTGCGCCGGGACCCGCCGTGCGACGCGCCAGTGAAGGGCCGAGAAGGGTCGGTACTCGACATCCACGGCATCAATGAAGAACCTTTTGACTATGAGAATCCTTCGTTTCGCCCCGCTGCTGGCGCTCGCCGCCGCCTCCGCCGTTCAGGCTGCCGACAACCAGCCTTGCGGCGACGATACCGTCACGGCCATCGCCCGCTGGGCCGGCATCGCCAGCGCACGGATCGCCACACGTGACGCGGACCGGCTCGTCGTCGCGGCGGCATGCAAGGTCATGCCGAATGCGCCCGAAACGACGATCGCGGCCGTTGCATTCGACTCGCTTCCCAAAAGCAAGAACCCGGACGAAAGCAATAAGCTGCAGGTCGTCGCGCTCGTTGAAGGCGGCAAGGTCTTGGCGGCCGAAAAATCGGTAATCGAGGAAGATGCCGCGACGGAGATCGGCGAGAACAGCTATCGCATCGATACGGCGCCCTACCGGCTGTCGCCTGACGTGCGCGCATTCGGCGTCGTATTCACGAGCAGCGCACGCGGCGCGAGCTGCCCCGATGCAGACG
It encodes the following:
- a CDS encoding NAD(P)/FAD-dependent oxidoreductase — its product is MNSLERDSNRPDVLIIGGGPAGATAAAFLAMKGRDVVLVEKEAHPRFHIGESLLPRNLDIFERLGVLDQVREIGVHKPGAEFVSDRTGRSCAFPFENALNRDRTHAWQVPRADLDALLFRQAVACGADCFERTRVTQVKLDDAGGRHVVSAQDESGGTREWHPRYVLDASGRDTFLASRMKVKTSNKYNNTAAVYAHFTGVERREGELAGYISIHLAEDGWFWLIPLPGDTMSIGFVGNQSAWKARKGTPTELLTERIASSPTVAARAQGAQRVSDVYSTANYSYRAREGNGNGFLMIGDAYGFVDPMFSTGVLMAMIGGELGAEAAHVWLDDPARGTKLAQAANQELSEAMDRISWLIYRVNDPVMRTLFMAPSNRLWMRDGIVNLLAGNLRGSWRAALPVMCFKVVYHVLSALHRRGIEISLPEMPAPGA
- a CDS encoding multidrug ABC transporter ATPase; the protein is MRILRFAPLLALAAASAVQAADNQPCGDDTVTAIARWAGIASARIATRDADRLVVAAACKVMPNAPETTIAAVAFDSLPKSKNPDESNKLQVVALVEGGKVLAAEKSVIEEDAATEIGENSYRIDTAPYRLSPDVRAFGVVFTSSARGASCPDADASEELTLWVRDGNRIRPVFGTNLYGWVSVEGEACGPGVGDASSEDARMTIAVEKTSSHGFADLSITAHITKSQRKDREYSDTGKRTARAIVHYDGKTYGIDMFRNFWYSPAAMKRFK